A single Biomphalaria glabrata chromosome 2, xgBioGlab47.1, whole genome shotgun sequence DNA region contains:
- the LOC106062453 gene encoding katanin p60 ATPase-containing subunit A1-like — protein MSLTEISENTRTGRESALLGDYETAMVYYQGVIQQIHRLMGTIKEPERKKMWNQLKMEIVKEYEQVQEINKTLQSFKVESGHGSNGAYSAFGGYDRGFNQDFQEPTRDPDVWPPPTPVEQRPSPNIRGQHKPTQYKSSVNGRPGSRPVQGQSKPSASVTPKGRGAPSGREGSAKGKKGEPTDEKKFDPQGHDKDLVEHLERDILQKNPNVHWDDIASLTEAKKLLEEAVVLPLIVPDFFKGIRRPWKGVLMVGPPGTGKTLLAKAVATECGTTFFNVSTSSLTSKWHGESEKLVRLLFEMARFYAPSTVFIDEIDSICSKRGSGSEHEASRRVKSEILVQMDGVSSVNESEDATKTVMVLAATNFPWDLDEALRRRLEKRIYIPLPDALGRRQLLDINLKDVEKAEGLNLNEIADLLDGYSGADITCVCRDAAMMSFRRRIAGLRPEEIRNIPKNELTLPTTMEDFLEAIKKVSKSVSQEDLEKYKKWMEEFGSV, from the exons ATGAGTCTTACAGAAATCAGTGAGAATACAAGGACTGGGCGTGAAAGTGCCTTACTTGGTGACTATGAAACGGCAATGGTCTATTACCAAGGTGTTATTCAGCAAATACATCGTCTGATGGGCACAATAAAAGAAcctgaaagaaaaaagatgTGGAATCAG cTGAAGATGGAAATTGTCAAAGAGTATGAACAGGttcaagaaattaataaaacttTACAGTCTTTTAAAGTAGAATCAGGTCATGGTTCTAATGGAGCTTATAGTGCTTTTGGTGGCTATGATCGGGGATTCAACCAAGACTTCCAGGAACCTACCAGAGATCCTGATGTGTGGCCACCACCTACTCCTGTAGAGCAAAG GCCATCTCCTAACATAAGAGGGCAGCACAAGCCTACACAGTACAAAAGTTCAGTCAATGGTAGACCTGGCTCTCGGCCAGTCCAAGGTCAAAGCAAACCATCAGCCTCAGTGACACCAAAGGGTAGAGGGGCTCCCAGTGGTAGAGAGGGAAGTGCTAAAGGAAAGAAAGGAGAACCA ACGGATGAGAAAAAGTTTGACCCACAAGGCCATGACAAAGATCTAGTAGAGCATCTAGAGAgagacattttacaaaaaaatcctAATGTTCATTG GGATGACATTGCTAGTTTAACAGAAGCTAAGAAACTTTTGGAAGAGGCTGTTGTCTTACCACTCATTGTACCAGATTTTTTCAAGGGTATCAGGAGACCATGGAAG GGTGTACTCATGGTGGGCCCCCCTGGAACAGGTAAAACCTTGCTGGCCAAGGCAGTGGCTACAGAGTGTGGAACAACATTTTTCAATGTATCTACATCCAGTCTTACGTCCAAGTGGCATGGGGAGTCAGAGAAACTTGTCAGGCTTTTGTTTGAAATg GCACGTTTCTATGCACCAAGTACAGTGTTCATAGATGAAATTGATTCTATCTGCTCAAAACGAGGCTCAGGATCTGAGCACGAAGCAAGTCGCAGAGTGAAGTCTGAAATCCTTGTACAAATGGATG GTGTGAGTAGTGTCAATGAAAGTGAAGATGCAACCAAAACTGTTATGGTTTTAGCTGCCACAAACTTTCCTTGGGATTTAGATGAAGCACTAAGAAGAAGATTGGAGAAAAGGATTTACATCCCTTTACCTGATG CGCTTGGTCGACGACAACTATTAGATATTAATTTGAAAGATGTCGAGAAAGCAGAAGGCTTGAACCTGAATGAAATTGCTGACTTGCTAGATGGCTACTCAGGAGCAGATATTACATGTGTTTGTAG aGATGCTGCCATGATGTCATTCCGACGTAGAATAGCTGGCCTTCGACCAGAAGAAATCAGAAATATCCCTAAAAATGAGCTGACTTTGCCGACCACAATGGAAGATTTTCTGGAAGCCATTAAGAAAGTGAGCAAGAGTGTCTCCCAAGAAGACCTTGAAAAATACAAGAAGTGGATGGAAGAGTTCGGCTCTGTTTAA